A part of Sulfurimonas sp. HSL-1716 genomic DNA contains:
- a CDS encoding response regulator, whose amino-acid sequence MNKINEFFTLYLTETIAFILIILLILLYVIIKQRSDKPKDLKEHEKTKEEPKPIHIFSDMQKEKEDTKQTQEIKHPKEEPSVQTKPEIRIIEKKRELTSHDPITKENFNIFAGSKILVAEDNLINQKVINGILGDSGMIVEIANNGQEALDILQKDKDFSIVLMDAHMPVLDGFEATRRIRGDDSLNHVLVVALSGDTASDDIKKMYNAGMQEHLEKPLNVEKLYEVLYCYLDMKDEKSTKPAEEQNDILNIDEGIEICSGDNELYKEVLSEFMSMYKDSDKNINLMMAKDDTDSVQKLLLDISGISANIGADRLANVSTEFREILKNKQENKFFEIEERFKDTLLQVKSSIETYMH is encoded by the coding sequence ATGAATAAGATCAATGAGTTTTTTACACTATACCTTACCGAGACGATCGCTTTTATCCTGATCATATTGCTGATTTTGCTGTATGTCATCATCAAACAAAGAAGCGATAAACCCAAAGATCTCAAAGAGCATGAAAAGACAAAAGAGGAGCCAAAACCGATTCATATCTTCTCCGACATGCAAAAAGAGAAAGAGGATACGAAGCAAACTCAAGAGATAAAACATCCAAAAGAGGAACCCTCTGTTCAAACAAAACCCGAAATTAGAATCATTGAAAAAAAACGTGAACTTACTTCTCACGACCCGATAACAAAAGAAAATTTTAATATCTTCGCCGGATCGAAGATACTTGTTGCAGAAGACAACCTGATCAACCAAAAAGTCATAAACGGCATCTTGGGCGACTCGGGAATGATCGTAGAGATCGCCAACAACGGTCAGGAAGCCCTTGATATCCTACAAAAAGACAAAGACTTCTCTATCGTGCTGATGGATGCCCATATGCCTGTACTTGATGGATTTGAAGCTACAAGGCGCATCCGCGGCGACGACTCTTTAAATCATGTTCTAGTCGTTGCTCTAAGCGGCGATACGGCCTCTGATGATATAAAGAAGATGTATAACGCAGGGATGCAGGAACATCTCGAAAAACCTTTGAACGTGGAGAAACTCTACGAAGTGCTCTACTGCTATCTCGATATGAAAGATGAAAAAAGTACAAAGCCCGCAGAGGAACAAAACGATATCCTCAATATCGATGAAGGGATCGAGATATGCAGCGGCGACAACGAACTTTACAAAGAGGTATTGTCGGAATTTATGAGCATGTACAAAGATTCTGATAAAAATATCAATCTTATGATGGCAAAAGATGATACGGATTCAGTCCAAAAACTGCTTTTGGATATTTCCGGGATATCGGCAAATATCGGTGCAGACAGACTTGCAAACGTTTCGACCGAGTTCAGAGAGATATTAAAAAATAAGCAGGAAAACAAATTTTTTGAGATCGAAGAAAGATTTAAAGATACACTTTTACAAGTAAAGAGCAGTATTGAAACCTACATGCACTAA
- the recO gene encoding recombination protein RecO — MQGYIININRAKDEDLIVTIISKDNLQIVYRFYGARHGVINLGFKIDYELEGSIKSSISRLRDVIHLSFKWISDRNRLRAWQDFVTLFHQHLKQAEDIGDFYFNLIDDAAMKWDRQNPKRVAVEAYSRLLRYEGRLHRENRCFLCSQKIEKEISVIRGYLPTHFECSHTLGIDKDALNELFDTHSSLFLSDKEIDRLWYVLLEGL, encoded by the coding sequence ATGCAGGGTTATATCATAAATATCAATCGGGCTAAGGACGAAGATCTTATAGTTACAATAATATCAAAGGATAACTTACAAATAGTTTATCGATTTTACGGTGCGCGCCACGGTGTCATCAACCTCGGATTCAAGATAGATTATGAGCTTGAAGGATCGATCAAAAGCTCTATCTCCAGACTAAGAGACGTCATACATCTGAGTTTTAAGTGGATAAGTGACAGGAACAGGCTCAGAGCATGGCAGGATTTCGTAACTCTCTTTCATCAGCACTTAAAACAAGCCGAAGATATAGGCGATTTCTATTTTAATCTGATAGACGACGCCGCAATGAAATGGGACAGACAAAACCCCAAGCGCGTAGCCGTGGAAGCATACAGCAGACTTTTAAGATATGAGGGCCGTCTGCATAGGGAAAACAGATGCTTTTTATGCAGCCAAAAGATCGAAAAAGAGATATCGGTGATCCGGGGCTACCTGCCGACGCATTTTGAATGTTCCCATACCCTTGGCATCGACAAAGACGCTTTAAACGAACTTTTCGACACTCATTCTTCACTTTTTTTAAGCGACAAAGAGATAGACAGGCTCTGGTACGTATTACTTGAAGGATTATAA
- a CDS encoding glutamate synthase subunit beta — MQEFLNTGRIDPEKRLVVERVRDFKEIYEVFDKDRAASQSDRCIQCGDPYCLNKCPLHNYIPQWLKSVAEKDLNFAFRLANEPSPFPEVMGRVCPHDRLCEGDCTLNDGHGAITIGSVETFIVEEGFKNGLKLEFPGITTDKKVAIVGSGPAGLSAATYLLRSGIAVTMYERSDKAGGLLTYGIPNFKLDKKVVDRRVKLLQEAGMNLVLNTEVGRDISFEEIADNHDAMFIGIGATVAKKAGIAGENAKNVYKAMDYLTNIQRKNFKMTYDKTFDFKDLDVVVIGGGDTAMDCLRTAKREGARSVTCLYRRDAHNMPGSQKEYKNAMEEGVDFTFCVSPKEIILNESGRAIAVEVAKTTLGTKDESGRQKMEEVKGSEHRVSADVVIMSLGFDPSKPSFLAENGIETNSWGGIIINEETHETTTAGVYAGGDCFRGADLVVTAAFDGREAARSIVKSLLG; from the coding sequence ATGCAAGAATTTTTAAATACAGGACGTATTGATCCTGAAAAACGTTTAGTAGTAGAGCGCGTAAGAGATTTCAAAGAGATTTACGAAGTCTTTGATAAAGACAGAGCAGCGTCTCAAAGCGACCGCTGTATCCAATGCGGTGATCCGTATTGTCTAAACAAATGTCCTCTTCATAACTATATCCCGCAGTGGCTAAAAAGCGTAGCCGAAAAGGACCTCAACTTTGCATTTCGTCTTGCAAACGAGCCTTCTCCGTTTCCAGAAGTCATGGGAAGAGTTTGTCCGCATGACAGACTTTGCGAAGGCGACTGTACTTTAAATGACGGACATGGTGCTATCACGATCGGTTCTGTCGAGACATTTATCGTCGAAGAGGGATTCAAAAACGGGCTTAAACTCGAATTTCCAGGGATAACGACCGATAAAAAGGTTGCTATCGTCGGTTCCGGACCTGCAGGACTCTCCGCTGCTACGTATCTTCTTCGTTCGGGCATAGCCGTGACCATGTATGAAAGAAGCGACAAAGCGGGCGGGCTTTTGACTTACGGCATCCCTAACTTCAAACTTGATAAAAAAGTGGTCGATCGCCGGGTCAAACTGCTTCAAGAAGCGGGAATGAACCTTGTCTTGAACACGGAAGTTGGACGTGATATCTCTTTTGAAGAGATAGCGGATAATCATGATGCTATGTTTATCGGTATCGGTGCGACCGTCGCCAAAAAAGCGGGAATCGCCGGAGAAAATGCCAAAAACGTGTATAAAGCTATGGATTATCTCACGAACATTCAGCGCAAGAACTTTAAAATGACATACGACAAAACGTTTGATTTTAAAGACCTTGACGTAGTAGTGATAGGCGGCGGCGATACGGCGATGGATTGTCTTCGTACGGCAAAACGTGAGGGTGCAAGAAGCGTTACTTGTCTGTACCGCCGTGATGCGCACAATATGCCGGGAAGCCAAAAAGAGTACAAAAACGCTATGGAAGAAGGCGTCGACTTTACCTTCTGCGTTTCTCCAAAAGAGATCATCTTGAACGAATCGGGACGTGCTATCGCGGTCGAAGTGGCAAAGACGACTCTTGGCACAAAAGATGAAAGCGGCCGTCAGAAGATGGAGGAGGTAAAAGGCAGCGAGCACAGAGTAAGTGCCGATGTCGTCATTATGTCCTTGGGCTTTGATCCGTCCAAACCCTCTTTCTTGGCTGAAAACGGAATCGAGACCAATTCATGGGGAGGAATCATCATCAATGAAGAGACTCATGAAACCACGACTGCCGGCGTCTATGCGGGCGGAGACTGTTTCCGCGGAGCGGATCTGGTCGTAACTGCGGCGTTTGACGGTCGTGAAGCAGCAAGAAGCATCGTAAAATCTCTTTTAGGCTGA
- the accD gene encoding acetyl-CoA carboxylase, carboxyltransferase subunit beta has protein sequence MNLFNLFSSSSKKQQATKSEAPAHWIKCTSCQSLMYYKEVENQNYVCPKCGFHLRIGVKERISLLADDGEFIEHDAGLSPVDPLKFVDKKSYAKRIEEAYSKTSRKSSVVSGECKINGQSAQLVIFDFSFMGGSLGSVEGEKIVRAVNRAIEKREGLIIISASGGARMQESTFSLMQMSKTSAALAKLAEHRLPYISLLTDPTMGGVSASFAMLGDIIIAEPGALVGFAGQRVIKQTIGSDLPEGFQRAEFLLEKGSIDMVVNRNNLKQTLSDLLKMLVNE, from the coding sequence TTGAACCTTTTTAATCTTTTTAGTTCAAGCTCAAAAAAGCAGCAGGCTACAAAAAGCGAAGCTCCTGCACACTGGATCAAGTGTACGTCTTGTCAGTCTCTCATGTATTATAAAGAGGTCGAAAATCAGAACTATGTCTGTCCCAAATGCGGATTTCATCTGCGTATAGGCGTGAAAGAGCGCATCAGCTTATTGGCGGACGACGGAGAGTTCATAGAGCATGATGCAGGTCTTTCTCCTGTTGATCCGTTGAAGTTCGTCGACAAAAAAAGCTATGCAAAGCGTATAGAAGAAGCCTACTCTAAAACATCCCGTAAATCTTCCGTGGTAAGCGGAGAGTGTAAGATAAACGGACAAAGTGCGCAGCTTGTTATCTTTGACTTCTCTTTTATGGGCGGGTCTCTCGGCTCGGTCGAGGGCGAAAAGATCGTTCGTGCCGTCAATCGCGCCATAGAAAAAAGAGAAGGGCTTATCATTATAAGTGCCAGCGGAGGTGCAAGAATGCAGGAGAGTACCTTCTCTTTGATGCAGATGAGCAAGACTTCCGCAGCCCTGGCAAAACTTGCGGAGCATAGGCTTCCTTACATCTCGCTTCTGACCGATCCGACGATGGGCGGTGTCAGCGCCTCATTTGCGATGCTCGGCGATATAATCATCGCCGAACCGGGTGCACTGGTCGGTTTTGCAGGTCAGAGGGTTATTAAACAAACAATCGGTTCGGATCTTCCCGAAGGATTTCAAAGAGCGGAGTTCTTGCTTGAAAAAGGATCGATCGATATGGTCGTAAACAGAAATAATTTGAAACAGACGCTATCAGATCTTTTAAAGATGTTAGTAAACGAATAA
- the gltB gene encoding glutamate synthase large subunit, translated as MVEYNDLLKSFKDNCGFGLIANIKNRTSHENLENAITALERMMHRGAVAADGKTGDGSGLLLSMPVSFMRKQAQKEGVELPDQFAVASVFTKNKKQIDVIEKICSKNDLKVILVRNVPVDINALGEQAKETLPYIIQLFITSNSIMASERFDALLYLSRKECEHALVDDRNFYISSMSSKVLSYKGLVMPTHIKEFYKDLQDKEFKISFALFHQRFSTNTLPEWRLAQPFRAVAHNGEINSVEGNRFNVEIKSESIKSEVFTDEELARILPILQPASSDSASADNFLEFLLVNGMDFFKAARAVIPSAWQNAPHMDPELRAFYEYQSTVFEAWDGPAAFSLTDGRYIGCVLDRNGLRPSKYIITKDDTLLIASEYGVIDIDESNIKERGRLKSGQMIGLDLKYGKVLKDEQINDYLKSSNPYMKWLNEHMIYLQEHVEEQYVSQCDHDDSTIIKKQRYFNLTQEVIEQVIEPMIRDGKEAVGSMGDDTPLAAFSNKQRSFTDFFKQKFAQVTNPPIDPIREKVVMSLNTGFGEAHNILGELPSHAHRLKAISPIITLEKLEVLKSFGDKKSPSYQDFYKNSTFSTAYDTDLKSALDELVKNVINSVKNDRVRIVVLDDDALSKTKRIIPMAMAVGRISHALLEVKLRHLVSIVACSSEVVDSHSAAVLIGYGASAVYPGLLFMTVAKELEKAKYGGLSCQEALKSVHGSLNAGILKIMSKMGISTVASYRNTGLFDVIGLAKDVTQDCFKGSHLLIPGLSYDDIDAKLKENHRSAYNDNGFSKIFPLHIGGYYKFYSGQEYHDFGPDVIHAIHTAVKSGDKKDFDKLKSIVNNRGLKFIRDFFEFKSDRAPIDISEVEPKEAIFKRFASAAMSLGSISPEAHETIAMAMNQIGGQSNSGEGGEDSARFDTNRNSKIKQVASGRFGVTPAYLRSAEEIQIKVAQGAKPGEGGQLPGHKVTELIGRLRHTIPGVTLISPPPHHDIYSIEDLAQLIFDLKQVNPKARIAVKLVSTAGVGTIAAGVAKAYADKIIISGGDGGTGAAPLTSIKYAGNPWELGLSEAHNALKVNDLRRLVEVQTDGGLKTGLDIVKAAMLGAESYAFGTGVLTIVGCKMLRICHLNKCSVGIATQNEKLRNEFFKGHVPQVVNYFTLLAEDVRGILAGLGYKSLEELIGRSDLLKVVDDEFAQKFDFSSVLHKVEGINTCQEPFNNPFDDNAFEKGILNDVMPAIKHPDHPIRITKEIKNIHRSFGALISGEIAQYYGDTGLKADTITMKLKGIAGQAFGAFLINGVSLYLEGVANDYIGKGLHGGKVVVTSKNAGEEFSAGGNTCLYGATSGKLFISGNVGERFAVRNSGALAIVEGAGDNACEYMTGGIVVILGDTGINFGAGMTGGVAFVYDKKHDFIENVNRELVEAVRIDTDDGDEARHYLKRLLKEYLVETSSEKARDILDNFREDIRNFWLVRPKNLKKLPLNVDKGD; from the coding sequence ATGGTTGAATATAATGACTTATTAAAATCTTTTAAAGATAATTGTGGTTTTGGTCTTATCGCCAACATAAAAAACCGCACGTCACATGAAAACCTAGAAAATGCCATTACAGCACTTGAAAGAATGATGCACCGCGGCGCAGTCGCGGCTGACGGTAAAACAGGGGACGGAAGCGGACTTCTGCTTTCTATGCCGGTAAGCTTCATGCGCAAACAGGCGCAAAAAGAGGGAGTGGAGCTTCCCGATCAGTTTGCCGTAGCATCGGTATTTACAAAAAACAAAAAACAGATAGACGTAATTGAAAAAATCTGCAGTAAAAACGATCTTAAAGTCATCCTGGTACGTAACGTTCCCGTTGACATAAATGCTTTGGGCGAACAGGCAAAAGAGACTCTGCCATATATCATTCAACTATTTATTACTTCAAATTCTATCATGGCTTCGGAGCGTTTTGACGCTTTATTGTATCTGAGCAGAAAAGAGTGTGAGCACGCTTTGGTGGACGACAGAAACTTTTATATCTCATCAATGTCGTCAAAAGTCCTTTCATATAAAGGGCTTGTCATGCCTACGCATATCAAAGAGTTCTATAAAGACCTTCAAGACAAAGAGTTCAAGATCTCTTTTGCTCTGTTTCATCAGAGATTTTCCACAAATACGCTTCCAGAATGGCGTCTTGCACAGCCGTTTCGCGCCGTGGCGCATAACGGTGAGATCAACTCCGTAGAGGGAAATAGATTTAACGTCGAGATCAAATCCGAATCGATTAAAAGCGAAGTGTTCACCGATGAAGAACTTGCACGAATCTTGCCTATCCTTCAGCCTGCATCTTCCGATAGTGCGAGTGCGGACAACTTCTTGGAGTTTTTGCTTGTAAACGGCATGGACTTTTTCAAAGCGGCACGTGCGGTGATCCCGAGTGCATGGCAGAACGCTCCGCATATGGACCCTGAACTTCGTGCGTTTTATGAGTATCAATCGACCGTATTTGAAGCGTGGGACGGTCCTGCGGCATTTTCTTTGACTGACGGCCGTTATATAGGGTGTGTATTGGATCGTAACGGACTCCGCCCGTCAAAATATATCATCACAAAAGACGATACGCTGCTTATTGCCAGCGAATACGGCGTCATAGATATCGACGAATCCAATATCAAAGAGCGCGGACGTTTGAAATCAGGACAGATGATAGGACTTGATCTAAAATACGGAAAAGTGCTCAAAGACGAGCAGATCAACGATTATCTTAAAAGTTCCAACCCGTATATGAAATGGCTCAACGAACATATGATCTATCTTCAAGAGCATGTAGAAGAGCAGTATGTGAGCCAGTGCGATCATGATGATTCGACCATTATTAAAAAACAGAGATATTTCAATCTCACTCAAGAGGTGATTGAACAGGTGATCGAACCTATGATCCGCGACGGTAAAGAAGCCGTCGGTTCTATGGGAGACGATACCCCTCTTGCCGCGTTTAGCAATAAGCAGCGTTCGTTTACCGATTTTTTCAAACAAAAATTCGCTCAGGTGACCAACCCTCCGATCGACCCTATCCGTGAAAAGGTCGTAATGAGCTTAAATACAGGTTTCGGCGAGGCACACAATATACTCGGCGAACTTCCTTCTCACGCTCACAGACTCAAGGCGATCTCACCTATCATTACGCTTGAAAAGCTGGAAGTCCTGAAATCTTTCGGAGATAAAAAATCGCCGAGCTATCAGGATTTTTACAAAAACTCGACTTTTTCGACAGCGTACGATACCGACTTGAAATCGGCGTTGGACGAATTGGTAAAAAATGTAATAAACAGCGTCAAAAACGACCGTGTACGTATTGTCGTGCTTGATGACGATGCTCTTAGCAAAACAAAACGTATCATCCCGATGGCGATGGCTGTGGGGCGTATCAGTCATGCACTGCTTGAAGTAAAACTTAGACATCTCGTCTCCATCGTCGCTTGCTCTTCGGAAGTCGTCGACTCTCACAGTGCTGCGGTGCTCATAGGTTACGGCGCGAGCGCGGTTTATCCGGGTCTGCTTTTTATGACTGTTGCAAAAGAGCTTGAAAAAGCAAAATACGGCGGACTCTCTTGTCAAGAAGCGTTGAAATCGGTACACGGTTCTTTAAATGCGGGTATACTCAAAATAATGTCGAAAATGGGGATATCTACCGTCGCGTCTTACAGAAACACAGGATTGTTTGATGTTATCGGTCTTGCAAAGGATGTAACACAGGATTGTTTTAAAGGTTCTCACCTTTTGATTCCGGGACTGAGCTATGACGATATCGATGCTAAACTCAAAGAGAATCACAGGTCGGCGTATAATGACAACGGCTTTAGCAAAATATTCCCGCTGCATATAGGAGGGTATTATAAATTTTACTCTGGACAGGAATATCATGATTTCGGTCCAGACGTGATACACGCTATTCATACGGCGGTAAAATCGGGAGATAAAAAAGATTTTGACAAACTAAAATCGATCGTGAACAACCGCGGTCTGAAGTTTATCCGCGATTTCTTTGAGTTTAAATCCGACCGCGCGCCGATAGATATCTCCGAGGTCGAACCGAAAGAGGCGATCTTTAAACGTTTTGCATCGGCGGCGATGAGTCTCGGTTCTATTTCACCAGAAGCGCATGAAACGATAGCAATGGCAATGAATCAGATCGGCGGACAATCGAACTCGGGAGAGGGTGGAGAAGATTCTGCACGTTTTGATACGAACCGCAACTCAAAGATCAAACAGGTTGCTTCGGGACGTTTCGGAGTTACTCCTGCATATCTTCGTTCAGCAGAAGAGATACAGATCAAAGTCGCCCAAGGTGCAAAACCGGGTGAGGGAGGACAGCTTCCAGGACATAAAGTAACCGAGCTTATCGGACGTCTGCGTCATACGATCCCTGGAGTTACGCTGATCTCGCCGCCGCCGCATCACGATATCTACTCTATCGAAGATCTGGCGCAGCTGATATTTGACCTTAAGCAGGTCAATCCAAAAGCGCGCATCGCCGTAAAACTTGTTTCGACCGCGGGTGTCGGTACTATTGCGGCAGGTGTCGCTAAAGCCTATGCGGACAAGATCATCATCTCCGGAGGCGACGGCGGTACGGGTGCTGCTCCGCTAACTTCCATAAAATATGCGGGTAATCCATGGGAACTGGGACTCAGCGAAGCGCATAATGCGCTAAAGGTCAACGATCTCAGACGTCTTGTAGAAGTTCAAACGGACGGAGGACTCAAAACAGGTCTTGATATCGTAAAGGCTGCGATGCTTGGAGCAGAGAGCTATGCGTTTGGTACGGGTGTGCTTACGATTGTCGGATGTAAGATGCTTCGTATCTGCCACTTGAACAAATGTTCTGTGGGTATCGCTACGCAAAACGAAAAACTGAGAAACGAGTTCTTTAAAGGACATGTTCCTCAGGTTGTAAATTACTTTACTCTTTTGGCAGAAGATGTAAGAGGGATCCTTGCAGGACTCGGTTACAAAAGCTTGGAAGAGCTGATAGGCAGAAGCGATCTGCTTAAAGTCGTAGACGACGAGTTCGCGCAAAAATTTGATTTCTCGTCCGTACTTCATAAAGTCGAGGGCATAAACACCTGCCAAGAGCCTTTTAACAATCCTTTTGACGATAATGCATTTGAAAAAGGGATATTAAATGACGTGATGCCTGCCATCAAGCATCCCGATCATCCTATAAGGATCACAAAAGAGATCAAAAACATTCATAGAAGTTTCGGTGCGCTAATCAGCGGCGAGATAGCTCAATATTACGGAGATACGGGCTTAAAAGCCGATACGATAACTATGAAGCTCAAAGGGATCGCAGGACAGGCGTTTGGAGCGTTCTTGATAAACGGCGTATCTTTATACCTAGAGGGTGTAGCAAACGATTATATCGGTAAAGGCCTCCATGGCGGAAAAGTCGTCGTAACTTCGAAAAATGCGGGCGAAGAGTTTAGTGCCGGAGGAAATACGTGTCTTTACGGCGCTACTTCTGGAAAACTGTTTATTTCAGGAAACGTAGGCGAACGTTTTGCGGTCCGTAACTCCGGTGCTTTGGCAATCGTTGAGGGTGCTGGAGACAATGCGTGTGAATATATGACCGGCGGGATCGTCGTGATCCTCGGCGATACAGGTATCAATTTCGGTGCAGGTATGACGGGCGGTGTCGCGTTCGTATATGACAAAAAACATGATTTTATAGAGAATGTAAACCGTGAGCTCGTCGAAGCGGTAAGAATAGATACGGATGACGGAGACGAAGCCCGTCATTACTTAAAACGATTGTTAAAAGAGTATCTTGTCGAAACATCGAGTGAAAAAGCCAGAGACATTTTAGATAATTTTAGAGAAGACATAAGAAACTTCTGGTTGGTTCGCCCGAAAAATCTTAAAAAACTACCGTTGAACGTTGATAAAGGAGACTAG
- a CDS encoding inositol monophosphatase family protein, whose protein sequence is MIDLTSFIEDAAAASIDIQEKLQKNSASLYEKLDIGAGGDISYGADIMAEKIYVSYLKKYAKIDSEESGIIGEGKYTIYLDPLDGSDNFKTNFPYYGSSIALCDGDETLAAVIVNFISSEIFIRTKNEFYKTYLNDLSCKLDVLENNSLSSVGIVEKAYADPKKTVPLKENHLKFRSPGAIALSLAYAHYVKYMLFFGTMRVYDIQAGLYMCKDLNVYMDDEIIIISKDDDLFKKLCKLYNKEPF, encoded by the coding sequence ATGATAGATCTCACCTCTTTTATCGAAGATGCCGCCGCGGCATCTATCGATATACAAGAAAAGCTGCAAAAAAATTCTGCTTCCTTATATGAAAAACTGGATATCGGTGCCGGCGGGGACATAAGTTACGGTGCCGATATCATGGCAGAAAAGATCTATGTCTCTTACCTGAAAAAATATGCTAAGATCGACTCCGAAGAGTCGGGCATTATCGGAGAAGGGAAGTACACGATTTACCTCGACCCTCTAGACGGAAGCGACAATTTTAAAACGAATTTTCCCTATTACGGTTCCTCCATCGCACTTTGCGACGGTGATGAAACTTTAGCTGCCGTCATCGTGAATTTCATATCTTCAGAGATATTTATCAGAACAAAAAATGAGTTTTATAAGACCTATCTAAATGATCTTTCTTGTAAGCTGGATGTGCTTGAAAACAATTCTCTGTCTTCGGTAGGCATAGTGGAAAAGGCGTATGCCGATCCGAAAAAAACGGTACCATTGAAGGAAAATCATCTTAAATTCAGGTCTCCAGGTGCCATAGCGTTATCTTTGGCGTATGCACATTATGTTAAATATATGCTCTTTTTTGGTACAATGCGGGTTTACGATATACAAGCCGGTCTTTACATGTGCAAAGATTTGAATGTATATATGGATGATGAAATAATCATAATCTCAAAAGATGACGATCTGTTTAAAAAATTATGCAAACTATATAATAAGGAACCGTTTTGA